GTCTGATACATTTGTATACATAGTTTTTATACAATCCTGACCACTGCAGGTGATTTTGTGTCCATATCGGGGATGTACAGCAGTATATTTCCATTAATCCTGACTGCAGTAGTTAAAGATGTAATCAGTGTTTCCACAACATGCATCCAGCAGGGGATGCAACACCACAGCTGGATCCATAGCGTCGGCTCATGAGCATTCATTTTATTAGATTTTCCGTGGGGGGAACCCATTTATTATAGGTGGCCCCTAATGCAAGCCCCTCAATTGTTACATTGTCATTGTCTTTGGATACTTATTATGTAAAGATACTGACTGCAAAATAATGTTCTGCTGTAGAAGAATAAAAACACATGCTACTGTAGGTGGCATTAGCTCATGAATGGCTTTAGACTAAATGTCAGAACCGAAAGAGATTTTTGATCTCAATGAGACAGCAGTATGATGGAAAACAGACGATAGGATGGCTCAAAATTAGACTGAAACCATTGGCGCTAATGCCAAGGCAACTTGGCTTGTGCACATAATGTGCTCACATGCTATTTCCTTTGGAGTTACATTCTTATAAGCCTGTGTGAGAATCAGACATCGGCACTACCTAGCGCACATCAAAGTAGTACACAACAGAGCACCACTGCTGGGGAAAAAattaaggggaaacactgtttgatacatatttatatagtaTACAGAAATACATGACAAGAATATTGTTCATTCACCAGTACAATTAATCATTTCGTATGAAAACCTTTCTCCATTGTATTAACTTGCTATTATGTCATGGGAAAAAAATGTAGTGGATGGTGGCTGTAAATCAAAGACTTGCTGTAGAACAAACGTTGCTGGCTTGTTAAAAGCAGGTGATCTTCATTGATGTTTCCGCCCTGTGTGTGCCTCTTGTCTTTCTTTGTGTGGGATATCTCAAAAGGTTGGGCAGGGATTTGCACCACATTTAGTGGGTTGGTCAGTTATGGGCCAAGTAACAATTGATTCACTTTGCCAGCCATTCAGCCCAAAAAGCCGCTGCATATCAAAGAATGAAGGATATTAAGTTTAAACAAATTTAGTTGGAGTTCAAAAGACAAGCTGATCAGGGTTAAAGATTCGCTGTGAAATGTTGGATGAACTCTGGCAGGGAGAAGACATTCCCCACACCAACACGGGGATTCATGCTGATAAAGTCATCCAGGTTCATCACCGAATCTAAGTAGAAGAGAAGACAAACGGTCAGATGTGAACACCCCAAGCACAGACTGAGACAAGGTGGAGCACAACTACCCCAGGGTTGTGGATCAAGGTTAGCAAAGGGAAGTTCAGGGTAGTTGGTTTGGCTATAGTGCCTAACCCTCTAGTAACGAATTACTCAGGTCTCAGGTAAAACCTTGTTTCATCAAACATTATGAGGGCTTGCCATTCCATGATTCTTTGGTATGCGAGTGTTTATCAATGACACACGGGCCTTGTGAATAGCCATTAGAAGCTCTTAGAGTGTAGAAGAATAACTAGTCATGTGCTCCTACTTGGAGTTTATAGATTTGATATTTATGATTGTCTTTGGGTTCgttggaggtcagaggtcacctggtGTCTGGATGCAGGGGTAGGGAGGTGGGGGCTTCTGCCACACTCCGGCCTGCTTCATGTGCGAGCGGTCCGACGCGAAGGTCTTGAGGAAAACCTCGGCAGGGATGACCCTCACCTTCCTAAACAGGGTGGAGGCAGCAAGGTTAGCGTTAGCTGGGATAGCCTTCCTAAACAAGGTGGGGGCAGCTAGGTTAGCGTTAGCTGGGATAGCCTTCCTAAACAGGGTGGAGGCGGGCGGCTAGGTTAGCATTAGCTAGTATAGCCTTCCTAAACAGGGTGGGGCAGCTAGGTTAGCATTAGCTGAGATAGCCTTCCTAAACAGGGTGGGGGCAGCTAGGTTAGCATTAGCTGAGATAGCCTTCCTAAACAGGGTGGGGGCAGCTAGGTTAGCATTAGCTGGGATAGCCTTCCTAAACAGGGTGGAGGCAGTAAAGCCTTAGCTGGGATAGCCTTCCTTAACAGGGTGGAGGCAGCTAGGTTAGCATTAGCTGGTATAGCCTTCCTAAACAGGGTGGGGGCAGCTAGGTTAGCATTAGCTGGGATAGCCTTCCTAAACAGGTGGAGGCAGCTAGGTTAGCATTAGCTGGAATAGCCTTCTGTAACATGGTGGAAGCAGCTAGATTAGCATTAGCTGGGATAGCATTCCTTAACAGGGTGGAGGCAGCTGGGCAATGATAAGCAGGCTGAAAGTAGCTAGGTTAGCGTTAGCAGGGATAACCTTCCTAAACAGGGTGGAGGCAAGTTCAACTTATTCTAGTCCCAGCCTCCTCCGTTCATTTTTATTACGTCACCATTTGACATGTCCTGAAGGTCTGGTATATTGAGCTAAGTTAAGTCTAGCATGGTGCTAGTATCTGATGAGGACCTTGGCACTACCTCCAGAAGGCTGGTTTGAGTCCCTTGTCCGAACGGAAGGCCTGCTCAGCGTAGAGCTGCAGGTCGCAGGGACAAGCCAGCACAGAGTCCAGGTCATAGATGAAGCTCTGCCCCCATTGGCTGCTCTTATGGAGCAGAATCACATGATAGTCCTAGAAACAAATACAACACACAGAGTTGAAGCACACAAATTGGCTAATCTGTTGGCAGATAGCACTAACAACTTTGACTTGTCACCGTGGCACAACACATCACTAACATAACTGACGAGCCACAAGATAACGATTACACTAACTGTGTAAACCAAACTATGATGTACAACTTTGAAGTGATTGGTAGAGTTGTTATTTGCATGATTTTTTTCTTGATTCTAAATATTGACTCTCAACTTATAAACTATATCCACATGGTATTGaatcaacctggtctcacaggaattcgtgtaatgactacggacgcttaactcgaaatccgtagccacatcacggaaacacgccgatttccgtgatgtggccacggaattcgctccaatgcaagttaatgacactgatgttccgtggctcacacacggatccccgtttcaacaagcgagtcgaccacggggattaattcaaaacccgtggtggtctcactgaaacacttaaattgtccttgatgtgtccacggaagttgctccaatgcaagtaaatgacactgatattccgtggcacacacacacagattcccgtttcaatctgtgtgtgtgccaaagttgaccacggcgggggcttgactcaaaatccgtgctggtctgacggaatcacttaaattgtccgtgatgtggctacggaattggctccaatgcaagtaaatgtcactgttattccgtgcctcacacacggatccccgtttcaacgagcgagtcgaccacgggcgcttaactcacagtccgtggtggtctcacggaatcacttaaattgtctgtgatgtggctacggaattggctccaatgcaagtaaatgacactgttattccgtggctcacacacggatccccgtttcaacgagcgagtcgaccacgggtgcttaactcacagtccgtgttggtctcacggaatcacttaaattgtccgtgatgtggccacggaatttgctccaatgcatgtaaatgacactgttattccgtggctaacacacggatccccgtttcaacgagcgagtcgaccacgggcgcttaactcacagtccgtggtggtctcacggaatcacttaaatggtccgtgatgtggctacggaattgactccaatgcaagtaaatgacaatgttattccgtggctcacacacggatccccgtttcaacgagcgagtcgaccactgGCGCTTGgccatttacttgcattggggcaaattccgtggccacatcacggacgatttaagtgattccgtgagaccaacacggactgtgagttaagcgcccgtggtcgactcgctcgttgaaacggggatccgtgtgtgagccacggaataacattgtcatttacttgcattggagtcaattccgtagccacatcacggaccatttaagtgattccgtgagaccaccacggactgtgagttaagcgcccgtggtcgactcgctcgttgaaacggggatccgtgtgtgagccacggaataacagtgtcatttacatgcattggagcaaattccgtggccacatcacggacgatttaagtgattccgtgagaccaacacggactgtgagttaagcacccgtggtcgactcgctcgttgaaacggggatccgtgtgtgagccacggaatgacagtgacatttacttgcattggagccaattccgtagccacatcacggacaatttaagtgattccgtcagaccagcacggattttgagtcaagcccccgccgtggtcaactttggcacacacacagattgaaacgggaatctgtgtgtgtgtgccacggaatatcagtgtcatttacttgcattggagcaacttccgtggacacatcaaggacaatttaagtgtttcagtgagaccaccacgggttttgaattaatccccgtggtcgactcgctcgttgaaacggggatccgtgtgtgagccacggaacatcagtgtcattaacttgcattggagcgaattccgtggccacatcacggaaatcggcgtgtttccgtgatgtggctacggatttcgagttaagcgtccgtagtcattacacggattcctgtgagaccaggttgtaTTGAATATAGTATAGGCAACTACAATGAGTTAAATGTAATGAATACCCAAATCACAGGTTCATTTCCTGGGCCGGATTTCTGCTTCCAGAGAGGAACCTGTTGTATTACAAACACAATTGAAGAAGATTTAAAATCAATGACACAAAAATGCAGAATCATACAGttgtaaataattattttagATAATTTCCCCATGGCAATCTTAACATCTCACATCATTGATCATTTCTTTCATACTAATATATTACTTCCATATTAATATATTACTCCCATGCTTATAATATTACTTCCATATTAATATATTACTCCCATGCTAATATACTTCCATATTAATATATTACTTCCATACCAATATATTTTTTCCGTATTAATATATTACTTCCAAATTAATATATTACTtccatattcatatattataTCTTACCGTTCTCCTCTCATTGGATATGAACACTGCATACACCTCTCTGAGCAAGTCGGGGGTCTGGGCGTTGACAAATTCACACAGCTTCCACACATTTTCTTCACTGTTGAATTTGATTTATACATTACAGCATCAGCTTGAATACTATAATGAGCATGATATATCATCATTGTTAATATGTCATTATTATAAAAGATTGGATATTACCAGTAGCAGCTCGTATAAACGCAGCTATCTCTGGAGGAAGTGATGCTTTGGTAACCCTCCCGTTGCATCACTAAACCCCATCAATCGAACACAACGACCAGACATGAACAATAATACTTGTATCGATGATGATAAGTATcttaattgttttaaaaataacAATTCAACTATTGGTTTGAGTATCTGTTTTGCTCCATGCTTTTGTGTTTCAGTATAAAAAGTCCGACGGGAAGTTGATTGTCTCCATGTTTTGGTGTTACGCTATAAACTGTCCGGCGGATGATTGCTTATTGTGGCTCGTCGTTATCTGATCGATTCGTGCGCATTATGTTTTATCAAATGTAATTGTATGTTTGAACAATGGTCatttcagtttaaaaaaaataggccATGTAATCTTGTAAACCAAATAGATTGCCATAATGGGTGCATTTCACTGCGCCGTATGCAGACAGACATTCTTCTGTGGAAAGAAGCACATCTTCGGGAAGAGCCACCAAAGCCGACTGAAAGTTGTGATCCTCAAATTCATAGAGAAGGTAAAACGATTCCAAACAATTCCATCTTGAGCATGCAGTGTCGGTCTGGCAAGGCTGCCTGCAGATTTAGACAATCTGGAGAGAGTACAGCGAAGAGCTAGCAAGCTGATACCAGAACTGAGGAACCAACCCGTAGAGGATCAGATCGCTGAATCTGCCGTCCCTATTATACAGGCGTAGCCGTGGGGACATGATTGAGACGTACAAGATCCTGACCGGCAAAGTGGACACTCCAACCCATGTAGGACTAGCTGTACCGCGAAAAACCCGCCGACATAGCCAGAAACTGGAGAAAATATACTGCAGTGCAGACCAGCACAACGAGCCTACAGTTCGCCAACAGAGTTGAAGACTCATGGAACTCCCTCGCAGAAGAAGTAGTCTCTGCACCCAGCCTGAACGCCTTCAAGGACCGTCTCGACAAGCTCTGGATGAACCAACTCTATCTGTGCAGTGATAATTAGCAAAGATAGATTAATACCAAAATCTATACCCAAGCAATAGTACTAATAGTTAAGGTGGGCTAAAAAGGGCAACATTCCCTACAAGAGCCCGATAAGCTTCCAGTCAGTTCCACTGAACTCACTGTGAACAATGGAAAAGAACATAAAAAGGGCAACATGCCGCCCTTTAGGATTCTTCATCTGTCAGACCAAACTAGGAGAAGGGTCTTTCCAGTCTCGATGTGTCAGACCAGGCCAGGAGAGCTTTCTCTCCAGTCTTGATGTGTCAGACCATGCCAGGAGACTGGGCTCTCCAGTCTAAATGTGTCAGACCAGGCCAGGAGATGGGTTCCTCCAGTCTCCTACGGAGTGTCTTGTTGTGGTGAGGCTGTGGCTGCTGTATTCTCAGTCCCCTCTGGGTAACTGACAGGAGAACCTGGTGTGAGGGTCTTCTGTTATTAAAGTTCCCTTCGACTCCCAGTTGGCTGGAACCTGGCCATCATCTCTGACCTCTTCTCTCTTCGATTTTCTGAGATGCTGAAACCACCCCAGCCCATTCTCTCAACAACTCCACGGTCATTTAGCACTTTAGATCACATTCCTTTCCCATTATAATATATGGTGCGAACAACAAGTCCATCTAGTCTTTACCATGTCTGAATCCTCCTTTCATGTATTGCGTTTCTACCACATCATTGGCTGATTGATTTATATTCATTAACCAGCAGGTCTATCTAATAAAGTGCCCAATGAGATAACATGACTGGCATCCTAATAATATGAGGACATGCAAACACCTGGAAACGACCGGTCTAAATAAAGTTAATctcttgaggtgtgtgtgtgtgtgtgtgtgtgtgtatctgtgtctgtgtgtgtactcatgCAATTCATTGGGTTCTAGGTGAAGGAGGCCAGACGAACGATTAAGACCCCCCAGGTGGAGAGGTTTGATGGGACTAAGCATGGAGGGACCTTCTGGTGTTACTGTTGTGGAATTGAAATGGAGAGAAACGTCACCGACGGCAACGTGGTTGTTTTACACGGGGGCTTGTTGGAGCACATGGCTACGTGAGAGATGTTTTATCCCAAGGCTTTCCCAAACGCTTTCTACGGTCATTATCCATACGTTTTACATTTctttgcatttctttttttttcagaccCGAACACAAGAAGAACACCCAGAGGTTTTGGTGGGAGTACAAGGCCGATCCTAAACTTATGGATAAGGTCCTCATCACAACCGATGCCACTGACAGGTATAGATTTATCTGTtctgtggcttaaggtgtgtggGACttttctttattcaacatctacccTTCCTGTTAAGATTTAAAGCAGAGGTGGATAAAGCGTTGGCCTCTTATGTGGAGAAGGAGGATACAGTCCTTCTACAGGTAATATGCTCTATTTCTCAAGCATGATCCTTTCAGTCCATTGGCGAGTCAGAAGATAAATTCCTGTTTCAATGCTCGCTTAACCCTGGCCAGAGAGATTGTCTTCCTCTGAGCTGTTACTCCATACACAAGTCCTACGAGGCAGTTTAGGGTAACCCAACCTTCACGCCcaaaatacatatttgtattGCGGCCTATTCTCTGTTTATTTCTAACCAGTTTGAGGCTAGACTTGCTGAGCCTGTGAGGGATTATGCCCATTTGTAAGAGGCCCCACAAGGACACGGAGATGGGAGGAAATTCATGGCATCATTAAAATAACATCCAACACGTCACAGTGACTATTTTGTGCCCTGCTAAAATCCCGCCCTCCGACAGCAGTTTGACAGCCTATGTGAACACACCAATTTTGTCGGGTAGTATACCTATATGAGTTAGGGGTTAGGCTAAGGTGGTTTCGAGTTATGATTAATAAGACGGTATTACATCTTTATATGTCATCATAAATCTATAGATAAGTGATAAGTTTCAAGTAGTTTTACGCAGAATTCCTGCAGACTTAACTTCACTATCTCAATTTTAAAGATAAAATGGGAAATTTTGATTGGATATCTGCTGATGTTTGGCTTTTCTGAGAAAAGTGCCACCTGATTGTTGAAGTTCTTGCTAAGATTTTAGAGAgccagtttttatttatttttggttatgggttatgataataataacaataataataataatgtattaatttgtcCTACAGCATACACATATGATCCAGTGCCAGGAGAGGCATCGCCTGGAGGTTCTTCAGTCCTTTACAGAGGTTTGTCTCCATGGTTACCATGGCAGTATCCATCCCAATATCTGTCCCAGACTTGTTCAGATGAGTTTCTTTGTGGTTTGCACCTGTTTACCTTGGTAACTCTAGCTGTAGCGGGTTAGATTATCAGAGCAAGTTTTCAATGGATTTGAAGGAGAACAAAATATACTTTACTTATCCCAAAGGGTTAACTCATTCTCTGCATTAAACCCATTCTGAGCTAGTAGAAGTGGGCTGCGGCAGACTGTAGCGCCCTGCAACCAACTCCAGTTTTGAAGGCACTTGCCTTGGTTACGGGCAGACACCACTTTCTCAGTAGTAGAATATTGAATAATGTATTCAATTATAAagcgtgggtatgtgtgtgtgtgtatacgtacaTCTTTGCGTCCTGTTGATAattcctgaacacacacatcagccTGAGGTTGAGCAGGAGCTGTCGAACGGAGGTCCGAGTCAAGGGATGCCTGTGGAAAAGGCTGCTAGGTAAGACTACACTAGGCGGTTAATACATTGCAGTGACCAACAAAACAGTCTGGTTTAACATATTGCCTCTATACTTGTATACTACTGGTGGTCTTGTTAACGCATCACCTCTAGAGTAATTAATTAGCCTAGCTGAATGATGTCCACTGATTATACCCCTGAGCAGTTCAAatgctgtgtttgtttctgtccgCTAGACCTCTGGGATCAAAGGAGCGCGCCGGGCCCAGCTGGGTTAAAGCGAAGGCTGATGGGCCGGGACCAGGGAGAGGCCTGACGTTCATTGGTCATCAGGTAGATGGACATTGACTTTGGCTGAGGAGGTTTTTCAAATTAGTTTAGTTTGTGAAATAAGATCCAGCACATCTTTCCAAAGAACATGTGATGGGTTTAGAGATGGGTGCAAGCATATTAAGTCAAGGAGTTTGGtggtataaaatatatttatttagagcAGAAGTTAGGGTCGGGGTGGAAAAAACATGGTCTGAAAGTAATTTGGTCCTTCAGCAAGACACAATCAATCAAATGCTGGAGGGTTTATGGAACATGTATTAGTATG
Above is a genomic segment from Gadus morhua chromosome 6, gadMor3.0, whole genome shotgun sequence containing:
- the ntaq1 gene encoding protein N-terminal glutamine amidohydrolase; translated protein: MQREGYQSITSSRDSCVYTSCYCEENVWKLCEFVNAQTPDLLREVYAVFISNERRTVPLWKQKSGPGNEPVIWDYHVILLHKSSQWGQSFIYDLDSVLACPCDLQLYAEQAFRSDKGLKPAFWRKVRVIPAEVFLKTFASDRSHMKQAGVWQKPPPPYPCIQTPDSVMNLDDFISMNPRVGVGNVFSLPEFIQHFTANL
- the cenatac gene encoding centrosomal AT-AC splicing factor isoform X1 codes for the protein MGAFHCAVCRQTFFCGKKHIFGKSHQSRLKVVILKFIEKVKEARRTIKTPQVERFDGTKHGGTFWCYCCGIEMERNVTDGNVVVLHGGLLEHMATPEHKKNTQRFWWEYKADPKLMDKVLITTDATDRFKAEVDKALASYVEKEDTVLLQHTHMIQCQERHRLEVLQSFTEPEVEQELSNGGPSQGMPVEKAARPLGSKERAGPSWVKAKADGPGPGRGLTFIGHQDPSNDGNVHTGALPPWLQSDPLKEGSEGAEVGPSLQDFLKHKEQEKVKKLPPNRVGANFDHSSQTNADWLPSFGRVWNSGRRWQSRNQFREEEGKKKREKQGESGDSKRMRPNP
- the cenatac gene encoding centrosomal AT-AC splicing factor isoform X2, whose translation is MCQTRPGDGFLQSPTECLVVVKEARRTIKTPQVERFDGTKHGGTFWCYCCGIEMERNVTDGNVVVLHGGLLEHMATPEHKKNTQRFWWEYKADPKLMDKVLITTDATDRFKAEVDKALASYVEKEDTVLLQHTHMIQCQERHRLEVLQSFTEPEVEQELSNGGPSQGMPVEKAARPLGSKERAGPSWVKAKADGPGPGRGLTFIGHQDPSNDGNVHTGALPPWLQSDPLKEGSEGAEVGPSLQDFLKHKEQEKVKKLPPNRVGANFDHSSQTNADWLPSFGRVWNSGRRWQSRNQFREEEGKKKREKQGESGDSKRMRPNP